The Nitrospirota bacterium DNA segment CTCGGCCCGGGGGTAGAGCTTCTTGGCGGCCACCATGCCGGCGAAGGCGTCAAAATCGGCGTTTATATGGGAGGTTATCAGGTCCACGCTCTCTCCAATATTCTTGCAGAAACGGCTCCTTTATGCAAAGAGGAGGGGGAAAGGAGAGTCAATAGGCCACGACGAGCCTGGCCCGGCCAGTCGCCTTTGCCTTGAGGAGGGCCTGGTCGGCCTTGTTGATGAGCTCGTGCTCGCTGGTGATGCCCTCGTGAGGAAAGGCCGCCACACCCATGCTTACGGTTATGCGTGCGTCCAGGGAGATGCTCTGGAAACAGTGGGCCTGCAAAATGTCTCTGATGCGCCTTCCCTCCGTGACGGCGCCTTCTAGGTAGGAATGGGGCAGCACCAGGATGAATTCCTCGCCGCCGTAGCGGGCGAATATGTCGCTTTTCCGGATGTGCATCTTTACCAGGTCGGCGAACTCCCGGAGGACCATGTCCCCCGCCCTGTGCCCGTAAGTGTCGTTTATTCTCTTGAAATGGTCGATGTCGAACATGATGCAGCTCAAGGCCGTATTGTATCGGGCCGCCCGGCTGAACTCGTCCTCGAGGCGGTGGTAGAGATACCGCGTGTTGTAAACGCCGGTGAGAAAGTCGGTGATGGCGAGTTTTTGGAGCTCGACCTTCTCGGAGTTCAGACGCTCGAAGAGGAAGGCGTTGTTCAGCGCATTGGCCGAGACGTTCGCCACGCTCTGGCAGAGATGTATCTCCCTTTCCGTGAAGGCGTAATCGCGACGCGAGGTCCGCAGAAAGAGGGTCCCGATGACTTCGGAGCGGAATATCACCGGGGCCACGACGATGGCGTGGATTCCCAGGGAGGCGATGGAGGGAAGGACCGCTCGCATGAGGGGGTCGTGCGTGGCGTCTTGGACGACCACGACCTTTTTCGTCCTGAGGGCCTTGCGTATCTCGGGGTACTTGTTGATGTCGAGCTTGAGGTTGAAGACGTCGGGATGCTCGAAAGTGGAGACCACCGTGAATGTCTCATGCTCGGCGGAAGGCACGCTCAACATGGAGCACCGGGTAACCGGAATGAGCTCGCTCAGTTTCTTGACGATGAGGTACAGCACCTTGCGAGAGTCCAATGTCGAGGAGAGGATGGAGGTCAGCTCGGTGATGGCCCTGAGGTCCCCTAGCTCCCGCTTCATCGCGTCCAGGTCTTCGAAGTTTCGCTGGACGAGCTGGAGTTTGTATGCGAGGTCGCCTTCGTGATAGGGCGGCGTGATGTAGTGTTCGATTGCATTTTCCTCGAGGCTCTGAAAGCCGCCGGAGAGGTCGCCCGAAAGGATGCCCATGACCGGGCGGGAGTCGGCCACGGCCGCCGTCCGCTTCAGGCAGGGGGGACATCCGGCGATGAATATGTCCGGCTGCACGCGTTTTACCTGCTCCTTGAGCTTTTGCAGGTTTGTGAAGAAAGACGCCTGATAATTGCGGCTTTTGGAGAAGAAACCTCGGAGAAAGGCAAGGGATTCCTTGTTTTTCTCATAGACGTAGACCGTCTTTTTCATGATGGCCATTATACCCTCGGAGAGGTGAAAAATAATGTATTTTCGAGCACATTTCCCCTTGGACGGACCATCGGTGTGCTATAATTACCGAGAATTCGAGGGAGGTCCCATGAAGGCACTGGTGCTCAGCGGGGGCAAAGGGACGAGGCTCAGACCTCTGACCCATACCACGGCGAAACAGCTCATCCCGGTGGCAAACAAGCCCATCATCCACTATGTCGTGGACTCCATCGCCGCGGCCGGCATAAGGGATCTGGGCGTCATCATAGCGCCCGAGACCGGCCCCGACGTGAAAGAGGCCCTGGGTGACGGCGGCTTCTGGGGCGTGAAAATCACCTATATTCTGCAGGACAGGCCGGCGGGCCTGGCCCACGCCGTCAGGACGGCCCGCGACTTCCTCGGTGGTTCTCCCTTTGTCATGTACCTGGGGGACAACCTCATCGGCATGGGGATAAGGGGGTTCGTCGAGGAGTTTCAGGCGGAGAGGCCGGATGCGCTCATCCTTCTGAAGGAGGTCCACGAGCCCTGGAGGTTCGGCGTTGCCGAGGTTCGGGACAACGGCGAGATCGTGCGCCTCATGGAAAAGCCCAAGGAGCCTCCTTCCAACCTGGCCCTGGTGGGCGTCTACGTGTTCTCTCCGGAGGTTCACCGGGCCATAGAGGAGATAAAGCCGTCGTGGCGCGGGGAGCTGGAGATTACCGACGCCATACAGCGCCTGATCACCCAGGGGAAAAAGGTGAAAAGCCACGTTCTGACCTCGTGGTGGCTGGACACGGGGAAGAAGGACGAC contains these protein-coding regions:
- a CDS encoding sensor domain-containing diguanylate cyclase, which encodes MKKTVYVYEKNKESLAFLRGFFSKSRNYQASFFTNLQKLKEQVKRVQPDIFIAGCPPCLKRTAAVADSRPVMGILSGDLSGGFQSLEENAIEHYITPPYHEGDLAYKLQLVQRNFEDLDAMKRELGDLRAITELTSILSSTLDSRKVLYLIVKKLSELIPVTRCSMLSVPSAEHETFTVVSTFEHPDVFNLKLDINKYPEIRKALRTKKVVVVQDATHDPLMRAVLPSIASLGIHAIVVAPVIFRSEVIGTLFLRTSRRDYAFTEREIHLCQSVANVSANALNNAFLFERLNSEKVELQKLAITDFLTGVYNTRYLYHRLEDEFSRAARYNTALSCIMFDIDHFKRINDTYGHRAGDMVLREFADLVKMHIRKSDIFARYGGEEFILVLPHSYLEGAVTEGRRIRDILQAHCFQSISLDARITVSMGVAAFPHEGITSEHELINKADQALLKAKATGRARLVVAY
- a CDS encoding glucose-1-phosphate thymidylyltransferase, producing MKALVLSGGKGTRLRPLTHTTAKQLIPVANKPIIHYVVDSIAAAGIRDLGVIIAPETGPDVKEALGDGGFWGVKITYILQDRPAGLAHAVRTARDFLGGSPFVMYLGDNLIGMGIRGFVEEFQAERPDALILLKEVHEPWRFGVAEVRDNGEIVRLMEKPKEPPSNLALVGVYVFSPEVHRAIEEIKPSWRGELEITDAIQRLITQGKKVKSHVLTSWWLDTGKKDDMLEANRVVLDEMVHTDVRGKVKAGSNIIGRVFVGEGALIEDSTVRGPAVIGKDTVIRNAFIGPYTSIGDNCQVQDSSVEFVVMLEGSRVLGVERLEESLVGRNSVIQKDRGLHKALKVHIGDDSEVAL